In one Candidatus Leptovillus gracilis genomic region, the following are encoded:
- a CDS encoding HAD-IC family P-type ATPase produces MSITGLNSSQVAERQRSGQGNDVKLATSRTYRDIIQANVFNPVNVVLYVIGLGMLIIGDTTSAITTVGLVVFNAAVGIVQEIRAKKKLDEIALLAQAKITVWRDGTEQQVDSADLVLGDVLIIAAGDQIPVDGLIVGDGKIEVDESALTGESDLVAKAPGEEVLSGSFCISGKTLVEATRVGEQSFANNLTQNAREFKTEFTPLQRDVNRLLRVLLLIVLFFSILAVISLFVLDLTFGVWLQMMAVITGSVSAGLLTLITLNYSWGAVRIGQQGGLVQQLNAVESLSNVTVLCTDKTGTLTANKIKYEDVYPVGAAKADVERLLADFAASATAINKTSQAILDGLAGQKRPLADEVAFSSARKWSAVAFAGGGVYVLGALEMLQSHFDMPAAARQQVADWSDQGLRVLVFAGSDSAVALHDAANEPALPPLTLMGIISFSDELREHLAETIRAFIDDNVKLKVISGDNPQTVAALARQAGLPGDLRAVSGPELAEMSEGEFRQTAVDATVFGRISPQQKEALVMALRDSGEYVAMIGDGVNDVLSLKKANMGIAMESGSTATRSVASMILLGDSFAAMPPALQEGTRIINSIQNILKLFMVTVFALLLLIVSIAMLGLGFPFNALQNTLLSFFARGVPPFVLAITAVTLRQRTTLSENILHFTLPASFTLFLFGLFIYIAVFFMAGQNLPLMPVTPDMVAELRQTIPTGAGDLTGEQLQQAAVLLTAQTALTSFFVFSGIMLMIFAEPPLAWFAGGAPYRERNWLPVTAAAGLLVSYLLVLALPSLRIFFSLAPLPLPLHIAMGLLTAVWVLFQRWVWRARILERFLDLEH; encoded by the coding sequence ATGAGTATCACCGGTCTTAACAGCAGTCAGGTCGCCGAGAGGCAGCGCAGCGGCCAGGGCAACGACGTTAAATTAGCCACCAGTCGCACGTATCGAGACATTATCCAGGCCAACGTTTTCAACCCAGTTAATGTGGTGTTATACGTTATCGGCCTGGGTATGCTGATCATCGGTGACACCACCAGCGCCATTACCACTGTGGGGTTGGTGGTGTTCAACGCGGCCGTGGGCATCGTGCAGGAAATACGCGCTAAAAAGAAGTTGGACGAGATCGCTTTGTTGGCCCAGGCCAAAATCACCGTCTGGCGCGACGGGACCGAACAGCAGGTAGACTCGGCCGATCTGGTCTTGGGCGACGTGCTGATCATCGCCGCCGGTGACCAGATTCCGGTGGATGGCCTTATCGTTGGCGATGGCAAAATCGAAGTGGACGAATCGGCCCTGACCGGCGAATCGGACCTTGTCGCCAAAGCGCCGGGCGAGGAGGTTCTGTCGGGCAGCTTCTGCATCAGCGGCAAAACGTTGGTGGAAGCCACCCGCGTCGGCGAGCAAAGTTTTGCCAATAATCTCACCCAAAATGCGCGCGAGTTTAAGACGGAATTTACCCCCTTGCAGCGCGATGTGAACCGCCTGCTGCGGGTGCTGCTGCTGATCGTCCTTTTCTTTAGTATTTTGGCGGTTATCAGCCTGTTTGTGCTGGACCTGACTTTTGGCGTCTGGTTGCAAATGATGGCGGTTATCACCGGTTCGGTTTCCGCCGGGCTGCTGACGCTGATCACCCTGAATTATTCTTGGGGCGCGGTGCGCATTGGGCAACAGGGTGGGTTGGTGCAGCAGTTGAATGCTGTTGAATCGTTGAGTAATGTCACCGTGTTGTGTACGGACAAAACAGGCACGCTGACGGCCAACAAGATTAAATATGAAGATGTGTATCCCGTCGGCGCAGCGAAAGCGGATGTGGAACGGCTGCTGGCCGATTTTGCCGCCAGCGCCACGGCCATTAACAAAACCAGTCAGGCCATATTGGATGGTCTGGCGGGGCAAAAACGGCCGTTAGCCGATGAGGTCGCCTTTTCTTCTGCCCGCAAATGGTCGGCGGTAGCCTTTGCCGGGGGCGGCGTCTATGTCTTGGGCGCGCTGGAAATGCTGCAAAGCCACTTCGACATGCCCGCCGCCGCCCGCCAGCAGGTGGCCGATTGGTCCGACCAGGGGCTGCGCGTGTTGGTCTTTGCCGGCAGCGACAGCGCCGTTGCCCTGCACGACGCAGCCAACGAACCGGCCCTGCCGCCCCTCACCCTGATGGGCATCATCAGCTTCAGCGATGAACTGCGCGAACACCTGGCGGAGACTATCCGCGCCTTCATAGACGACAATGTCAAACTCAAGGTCATCTCCGGCGACAACCCGCAGACGGTAGCTGCTCTGGCGCGACAGGCCGGCCTGCCCGGCGACCTGCGCGCCGTGTCTGGCCCGGAATTGGCTGAGATGAGCGAGGGGGAATTCCGGCAAACGGCCGTAGACGCCACCGTTTTTGGCCGTATCAGCCCACAGCAAAAAGAGGCGTTGGTGATGGCCCTGCGCGACAGCGGCGAATACGTCGCCATGATCGGCGACGGCGTCAACGACGTGTTGTCGTTGAAAAAGGCCAATATGGGCATCGCTATGGAAAGCGGCAGCACGGCCACTCGCTCCGTCGCTTCCATGATCTTGTTGGGCGATTCCTTTGCCGCCATGCCCCCGGCGCTGCAAGAAGGCACACGCATCATCAACAGCATCCAAAACATCCTTAAGCTGTTTATGGTGACGGTCTTTGCCCTGCTGCTGCTGATTGTCAGCATTGCTATGTTGGGTCTGGGCTTTCCATTTAATGCCCTGCAAAACACCTTGCTTTCTTTCTTTGCGCGAGGTGTGCCGCCGTTTGTATTGGCGATAACGGCCGTTACCCTGCGCCAGCGCACCACCCTCAGCGAAAATATCTTGCACTTCACCCTGCCGGCCAGCTTCACTCTCTTCCTCTTTGGGCTGTTCATCTACATAGCTGTCTTTTTCATGGCCGGGCAAAACCTTCCCCTGATGCCCGTTACGCCAGATATGGTCGCCGAATTGCGCCAAACTATCCCCACCGGCGCCGGCGACCTGACAGGGGAGCAGCTGCAGCAAGCGGCCGTCCTGTTAACCGCCCAAACGGCGCTGACCTCATTTTTTGTCTTTTCTGGCATTATGTTAATGATTTTCGCCGAGCCGCCGTTGGCCTGGTTTGCCGGTGGCGCGCCCTACCGCGAGCGTAATTGGCTGCCGGTGACCGCCGCCGCTGGCTTACTGGTCAGTTACCTGCTGGTGCTGGCGCTGCCCAGCCTGCGTATCTTTTTCAGCCTGGCCCCACTGCCCCTGCCGCTGCATATCGCTATGGGTTTGTTGACGGCCGTTTGGGTGCTGTTCCAACGCTGGGTCTGGCGCGCCCGCATCCTGGAGCGCTTCCTCGACCTGGAACACTGA
- the ppk2 gene encoding polyphosphate kinase 2 produces MLDQNAEFSSRTTPPVPIGYNAVATNERLLPASPPEYKSDGSLKTAYYESELARLQDELVKLQYWAVETGLRAIIVFEGRSGAGKGGVIKRITEMTNPRIVRVVALPKPSDRERTQWWFQRYVAHLPAAGEIVLLDRSWYNRALVEPVMGFCTEDQYREFLRSCPQFERMIVRSGIILLKYWFSVSDEVQEKRFQARAETPAKRWKLSPMDLEDRRRWVEYSKAKDRMFDYTDIKQAPWYVVNADDKKKARLNCITHILSAIPYDDYTPPPISLPPREVDTGYIRPPINEQTFVPTIY; encoded by the coding sequence ATTCTGGATCAAAACGCCGAATTTAGCTCGCGCACCACGCCGCCAGTCCCAATAGGCTACAACGCAGTCGCCACCAATGAACGGCTGTTACCAGCATCGCCGCCGGAATACAAAAGCGACGGCAGCCTGAAAACTGCCTACTACGAAAGTGAATTGGCCCGGCTGCAAGACGAACTGGTGAAACTGCAATATTGGGCGGTCGAAACAGGGCTGCGCGCCATCATTGTGTTCGAAGGGCGCAGCGGCGCAGGCAAAGGGGGCGTGATTAAGCGCATCACCGAAATGACTAACCCGCGAATTGTGCGGGTGGTGGCCTTGCCAAAACCCAGCGACCGCGAACGGACCCAGTGGTGGTTTCAGCGTTATGTGGCCCATTTGCCGGCCGCCGGCGAAATCGTTTTGCTGGACCGCAGTTGGTACAACCGCGCTCTGGTGGAGCCAGTAATGGGCTTTTGCACGGAAGACCAATACCGCGAGTTTTTACGTTCCTGTCCGCAGTTCGAGCGCATGATTGTGCGTTCAGGCATTATTTTGTTGAAGTATTGGTTCTCGGTGAGCGACGAAGTGCAGGAAAAACGGTTCCAGGCGCGGGCAGAAACACCGGCTAAGCGCTGGAAGCTTAGCCCAATGGACCTGGAAGACCGGCGGCGCTGGGTGGAATATTCTAAAGCCAAAGACCGCATGTTCGACTACACAGACATCAAACAAGCGCCCTGGTATGTGGTAAACGCCGACGACAAAAAGAAGGCGCGTCTGAACTGCATTACCCATATCCTCAGCGCCATTCCCTACGATGATTATACGCCACCGCCCATTTCTCTACCGCCACGAGAAGTAGATACCGGGTATATCCGCCCGCCCATCAACGAGCAGACGTTTGTGCCGACTATCTACTAG
- a CDS encoding DUF4405 domain-containing protein, which translates to MSATKQNLWVNLAIVSGFLVALQPHLTGMAIHEWLSLALAGAFLTHILLHWRWVYQTTRRFFSKLARQSRINFILNLVLLTAFTLIIFSGLMISEEVLPFLGLQGTHGGGWKWLHTTSADAVVWLVGLHIALHWKWIVSASKKYLFGWQPKRKTAVLPNVEAGD; encoded by the coding sequence ATGAGTGCAACCAAACAGAACTTGTGGGTAAACCTGGCCATTGTATCCGGTTTTTTGGTGGCATTGCAGCCCCATCTTACCGGCATGGCGATTCATGAATGGCTCAGTCTGGCTTTGGCCGGCGCTTTTCTGACCCATATTTTGCTCCACTGGCGTTGGGTTTACCAAACAACCCGCCGCTTTTTCAGCAAGTTGGCCCGCCAATCGCGCATCAACTTTATTCTGAATCTGGTCCTGTTGACAGCGTTCACGCTGATCATCTTCAGCGGTCTGATGATTTCCGAAGAGGTTCTGCCTTTTCTCGGCTTACAGGGTACGCATGGCGGCGGCTGGAAATGGCTCCACACCACATCGGCCGACGCGGTGGTCTGGCTTGTGGGGCTGCACATCGCCCTCCATTGGAAATGGATTGTCAGCGCCAGCAAGAAGTACCTGTTCGGCTGGCAGCCAAAACGGAAAACGGCCGTGCTGCCCAATGTGGAAGCAGGCGACTAA
- a CDS encoding SpoIIE family protein phosphatase: MVRPACNPGETLLAYTDGITEARNVDGELFGKERLAAAVAIRPSSATDLLEHIVSRVYDHRHPADQYDDITMLAVHRQPA, translated from the coding sequence TTGGTTCGGCCCGCTTGCAACCCTGGCGAGACGCTGCTGGCCTATACGGATGGCATTACCGAAGCGCGTAATGTAGATGGGGAGTTGTTTGGTAAAGAACGATTGGCGGCCGCCGTGGCGATACGGCCGTCGTCCGCCACCGACCTTCTGGAGCATATTGTCTCCCGCGTTTACGACCATCGCCATCCAGCCGACCAATACGACGACATCACGATGCTGGCCGTTCACCGCCAGCCCGCCTGA